The DNA window TTACTTCCTGCTCCTGCTTTGAGTCTTTAAGGAGGACCAGAGCTCctcacatgtttctgttaaagTTTCTATGAGAGAACAGTTCCTCCGTCAGCCGGCAGCCTCCTGAAGCTTCCTCAGCACCTCCTCCACACTCAGAGAGGAGTCCACTCTGATGAGTTTGTCCCTGGACCTGGAGCCCTGAAGGAGACCAGAGATGAACCGAATTAAGAATAaaccaaatgaaacagaaatgttttctgttgaatgTTGCAATACTAAAGAGGAGACACACGGCTACcgagaggaccaatcacagctctggatacattaaacactaacgaggaccaatcacagctctggttacatttaaacactaacaaggaccaatcacagctctggttacattaatcactaacgaggaccaatcacagctctggttacatttaaacactaacgaggaccaatcacagctctggttccatttaaacactaacgaggaccaatcacagctctggttccatttaaacactaacgaggaccaatcacagctctggtttcATTCCTGGGGAGGAGGACTTTGGCCTAAAGTGTGGGTTAGTTCCGTTTCCTGACATGATAAAACTAGTTCCAGGGACCTTGTCCAGAGAGACGTGGCTCTTCTTCAGGTCCAGGACCTCGGCCAGGTAGCGGATCAGTTCGGTGTTGGCTTCTCCGTCTGTAGGTGGCGCTGCGATGGCCACACCCACTGCCTCAGCTGAGACTTCTACAACAAGAGAAGAGCAGTTAGAGTCCAGGTCCGGTCGGACCCTGGTGTCCCGGGGTCCTAGGGTCCCCCCAGAGCTGAGCAGACCTGTGATGGCGCTGTGTTTGGAGCCCGGCTTAGCGtggaccaccaccaccactgcccCGCTTCGGTCCAGACTCACTGGACCTGAGACCCTGGACTCAGCTACTGTCCCCCCAGCTGGCTGTCCTCTCATCTGGAGACATGGGACAGGACCgcacatcattcattcattcattcattcattagaaTAACTTCAATAATATTCCTAATGAAGTGGACAGTATCTTTATTAATTAaggtctttattattttatatcagacataataaaaagtaaatacttttctctgcctctgtgaccagctgaaataataataatattctaaACTTTCTGACTCCTAATTACTTTGcccactttgtcttttttcggcatctctctggtcctggtcccggagCTAGTCCAGGTTCTGGAGGAGGGACCGGACAGAAGAGCCGCTCCGACCCGGAACAAGGACGGGAACCGGCGGCTGAGAACCGAAACGTTCAACGCTGTGACCCGAGTCCAATGAAAAGTAAGTAGAGACCTGAAAGACACAACTGACCAAGAAAACATGCCACAGCTACATGTTAGCACTGATACGCTAGCTGCAAGGGCTACTAACCGGAAGTAAACAATCCGACTTCCTGTTACGTACATACTCATATCCTGTcttcttcacaataaaagctttaGTAATGAATTGAGTTTATTGATCGTTtttgtatataataataataataatataatattataataatactgtataataatattgtattatattattaatataatatatattcttctgtctctatattgtgtatatttgttcatatgtTAATTCTGTAAAAATTTGTTTATActattgattttatttctattttatttccattttattttaatcttattttattttactttacttctttttacttttttatgtgTAACTACTGTGACCAGGTTCCTGTGGATAATTAAGTCTCATTGGTTCataataatgttgatgaatgcaCCATGAGGAGAACCCTGAACGCAACAAGAACAAATAATGAACATTTATCACATCATGAATGTTCTATTTATATCCAATAATAATGAATCTTTCTATTGTCCACGTTATTAATCAGGATAACGGTGGTATTATAGTTTTTTGTGTAGTTAACGCTGATGACCACAGGAGGGCGACAGTCAGTCACAGAGGAAGAACAGGTTTAAATTTCATGGTCAACACATGAGCAACTTTATTTCAAAAGGATTTGGACTTTTTCTCCTCATGTAACATATATTGTTGTAAACTATTTTTCAGGATTTATTCAGGATTCGTTGAGGATTTTCTTCTTGGAAACAGTGGCTGTTTATAAAGAGTAAAGAAAACTCTTCTGTGATGTCGTACGTTTAAACTTGGCCAGTATTAGACTCAgtctaattaaaatataatcaaAGTAGTGGAGCTGAGAGAGAAACCATAACTATGCAGAACTTTAAGCCTTGAGACAATAAACACAGGTGAGTTCTGTACAGTTGCATGAACCCAAAACTGATTGTAGTGTTTAAGTTCTGTGCATATGAAGGTGGAGGTGAGTGGGAGTCAAATAACCAAATATTACATATCATTTTATTATCAGCCTTTATTTAACTGAGATACTATGACCTCTTTTCCAAGGGAAGCCGAGGACAATTAGCTGTGACAATTACAAGGaactcacacaacaacacaaataagacACAAACAAGACACATGAAGATAAAAACTACACGACTAAGACTCGACATTGACATTaaacaagaagctgcttcaaCATTAAACCTTTATCTTTATGTGATCAGTTTGCTGAGTTTCACTTCTTTAACTCGTTAAATTCTCAGATGAAGGATTCTCTTAGTACCATAACTgtcatttcctctgtgtctctttatgTCCATGTCTCCGTCCACCCCCTCTCTCCAGCTGTTGGTCCAGGGGGGAGGGTGCTctgccgcccccccccccgtcctcttTCAGCCTTTCACAGCTCAGACCCGTGAGCAGCCGCTAATGGAACAAGCCTCTGAGATCCCTCATGTTCTAGTTCCTCTGGATGAATCAAGTCCCTGAACACGGCACGAGACCTGAGGACGACACGAGACCTGAGGACGACACGAGACCTGAGGACAACGTGAGGACATGAGGACGACACGAGACCTGAGGACGACATGAGGACATGAAGACATGAGACCTGAGGACAACGTGAGGACATGAAGACATGAGACCTGAGGACAACGTGAGGAAATGAGAAcgacatgaggacatgaggacgtgaggacatgaggacatgaggactTAATATTACAGGGCGGCTGtgcagactgactgactgactgactgacttgcGTCAGTTTGTCGTCTCGCTCTTTGCTCACAGTCGAGCGGCCGCTGGTGGTTCCTGCTGTTGGACACTGTCCCACTCAGAGGACGAGACGTTTTCATCTGAAGTTCTTCACCGTCGATTAAATAACTGCTTTTTTATTCCTAAACGTGGGAACAGACGCTTCTTATTCCCAGTGTTGGATCCACATGCAGGAacaggtgtgttgtgtgtgagtgttcagtgtgtgtgtgcgtttttaaGGCCATGttggagggaaagaaaagccgAGGGTCTCGGCATCGCAGCAAAGCATCGAagaccagcagcagcatcgaCCCCCCCGGCTCTGCAGCCAGGAAAACCCCCCCAGACGACAGCCACGGTGTCAGCTCTGCTCCACGGTGAGAACGGACCTCCattacacacagaaacacacaaacacacaaacacacaaacacaagctccTTTTATACCTGAGCACAAACACCTGTGACTGTTAATAACtggataataaaataaatttaaaacatgcaCTTAGACGTAAATTATATGCACACAGTCTCATTTGatctaataatgataatttgATGTAATAATTAACCCTAATAAGACGCAGACATGCAGCTGGAGTCTGTTCCCGTTCATATTATTCACCTTCTGGAAAGAGAAAGTTTCAGCTTCATTAGTTTAGCTGCTAATTATGAAAACTGCCTTTTTACAGATTCAGTTTCAGCTTTAAATGTAGATGAGTAGCAAAGCTTTGCTACAGTAACATTACACTAACACTACACTAATATTACAGTAACATTTAGAGTAAAAAAGAGAGGattttactgattttattttaaataaacagggaatttaatgtttttcactCGTCGATGTTCAGGCTCATGTTGCATATGAAGTAATTAGCATGTGTGAGATATTCCTCAGGTATTAATCCTGATTACTGACTGACCCCGTAGTCAACACAAGACGACAACTGTATGtgtcatgtgtgtctgtgtgtgtctgtgtgtgtgtgtgtctcatctGAAGCTAAGCTTTCTCcatctatatattatatatattatccATCTAGTTTCCAGAGATTAGTCTGAGGTTATTAAAGCTGTGACGTCTTGTTGTTGCTTCTTGGTTTAAATGCAGAGAATAAGTTGAAGTTGTTGAAGAAGTTCCTGTTTGTTACTGTGATGATCTCAATGATCTCAGACAGATGTGACATAAAGTCTGTTCATTCAGAGCTTCAGTCTGTTTCATGGTGTCTCACGTTTTTAGGTCTTattcctcatccattcattcgTTCATCTATTTCTGCTTCCATGGGCCTGAATGTGAGTCTTGTCCTGGTGTTTTTTGATACTAATAGTATGATGGCGGACACGGCTGTGGTATTTATGATGTGATGTGTTAGTGTGAGCGGTTGTTATCCGACGCCTTGGCTGAG is part of the Mugil cephalus isolate CIBA_MC_2020 chromosome 10, CIBA_Mcephalus_1.1, whole genome shotgun sequence genome and encodes:
- the c10h15orf40 gene encoding UPF0235 protein C15orf40 homolog isoform X3; amino-acid sequence: MFSWSVVSFRSLLTFHWTRVTALNVSVLSRRFPSLFRVGAALLSGPSSRTWTSSGTRTREMPKKDKMRGQPAGGTVAESRVSGPVSLDRSGAVVVVVHAKPGSKHSAITEVSAEAVGVAIAAPPTDGEANTELIRYLAEVLDLKKSHVSLDKGSRSRDKLIRVDSSLSVEEVLRKLQEAAG
- the c10h15orf40 gene encoding UPF0235 protein C15orf40 homolog isoform X2 → MFSWSVVSFRSLLTFHWTRVTALNVSVLSRRFPSLFRVGAALLSGPSSRTWTSSGTRTREMPKKDKVMRGQPAGGTVAESRVSGPVSLDRSGAVVVVVHAKPGSKHSAITEVSAEAVGVAIAAPPTDGEANTELIRYLAEVLDLKKSHVSLDKGSRSRDKLIRVDSSLSVEEVLRKLQEAAG
- the c10h15orf40 gene encoding UPF0235 protein C15orf40 homolog isoform X1; the protein is MFSWSVVSFRSLLTFHWTRVTALNVSVLSRRFPSLFRVGAALLSGPSSRTWTSSGTRTREMPKKDKVGKMRGQPAGGTVAESRVSGPVSLDRSGAVVVVVHAKPGSKHSAITEVSAEAVGVAIAAPPTDGEANTELIRYLAEVLDLKKSHVSLDKGSRSRDKLIRVDSSLSVEEVLRKLQEAAG